A window of Haliaeetus albicilla chromosome Z unlocalized genomic scaffold, bHalAlb1.1 SUPER_Z_unloc_1, whole genome shotgun sequence contains these coding sequences:
- the LOC138684019 gene encoding interferon-like, with protein MAAPATPQPRRPHGATALLLLLPALATALACHHLRPRDATFPWDSLQLLQAMAPSPPQPCHHQQAPFFPDALLHTDHPQQAAATALRILQHLFATLSSPTTPQHWDAQARHHLLNNLQHHIHQLQQCLPANATLLQGRGPRNLLLNVNKYFRHIHDFLHTHNHSACAWDHVRLEARVCFQHLHNLTRTIPS; from the coding sequence ATGGCTGCGCCCGCAACCCCACAGCCCCGCCGGCCGCACGGCGCCACGgcgctcctgctcctcctgccgGCTCTCGCCACCGCCCTCGCCTGCCACCACCTGCGTCCCCGCGACGCCACCTTCCCCTGGGAcagcctccagctcctccaggccATGGCTCCCAGCCCGCCGCAGCCCTGCCACCACCAGCAGGCGCCCTTCTTCCCCGACGCCCTCCTCCACACCGACCACCCACAGCAagccgccgccaccgccctcCGCATCCTCCAGCACCTCTTCGCCACCCTCAGcagccccaccaccccccaacaCTGGGACGCCCAGGCACGACACCACCTCCTCAACAACCTCCAGCACCACATccaccagctccagcagtgCCTGCCAGCCAACGCCACGCTCCTCCAAGGCCGAGGGCCCCGCAACCTGCTGCTCAACGTCAACAAATACTTCCGCCACATCCACGACTTCCTCCACACTCACAACCACAGCGCCTGCGCCTGGGACCACGTCCGCCTCGAAGCTCGCGTCTGCTTCCAACACCTCCACAACCTCACCCGCACCATCCCCAGTTAG